One Setaria italica strain Yugu1 chromosome I, Setaria_italica_v2.0, whole genome shotgun sequence DNA window includes the following coding sequences:
- the LOC101764363 gene encoding transcription factor IBH1-like 1, protein MEIGEIRCIYTSTHALKSQASASILHCFQYLASYLFSSTDAMRGPNARAFQQGFLKNLILSLQACRKACVSCSGSKSATMSLHERKRAIKSSADIAMATARGGGARWPRAILASSSMPCKSPEKVRRCKRIVRRCQLRTRRSRGGTGSGASLARTAAAAISSGEIARRLVRKRTKVLRKMIPGGELLDEISLLHEAMDYVAHLHAQVDVLRRISNAVR, encoded by the coding sequence ATGGAGATTGGAGAGATCAGATGTATATATACATCCACGCACGCTCTCAAGTCTCAAGCGTCGGCGTCCATTCTCCATTGCTTCCAATACCTAGCGTCTTACCTTTTTTCCTCAACCGACGCGATGCGAGGCCCCAACGCCAGGGCCTTCCAGCAGGGCTTCCTCAAGAACTTGATCTTGAGCCTTCAAGCCTGCAGAAAGGCCTGCGTCTCATGCTCTGGGAGCAAGAGCGCGACGATGAGTCTCCACGAGAGGAAGCGCGCCATCAAGTCGTCCGCCGACAtcgccatggccaccgcccgcggcggcggagcgcggtGGCCGCGGGCCATCTTGGCCTCGTCGTCTATGCCGTGCAAGTCGCCGGAGAAGGTGCGCAGGTGCAAGAGGATTGTGAGGCGGTGTCAGCTCCGCACGAGGAGATCGAGGGGTGGCACTGGgagtggtgcttctcttgcgagaacggcggcggcagcgatcAGTAGCGGCGAGATTGCGAGGAGGCTGGTGAGGAAGAGGACCAAGGTGCTCAGGAAGATGATACCTGGAGGCGAGTTGCTCGACGAGATCTCGCTGCTCCATGAGGCCATGGACTACGTCGCACATCTACACGCGCAAGTTGACGTGCTCCGGCGCATCTCGAATGCCGTGCGATGA
- the LOC101764765 gene encoding RING-H2 finger protein ATL56 — translation MAPPAPPAGACELLLPAAPAHAPEEHQAPPPPPPPHHDRDVAKSRRHGPRTQGAGARILSVGVQAAVMAAAIAIFLLFAAASALLLLVLVVAARAFRHHRGSRYRVPSLDPSSPAPSPLRTGLSPADLLRLPSFAFPSGSSPRDGDGTPNTVCAVCLEAATAGERWRAMPACRHAFHAACVDRWLARSPACPVCRAAVAAPTS, via the coding sequence ATGGCCCCGCCCGCTCCCCCAGCCGGCGcgtgcgagctcctcctccccgccgcgcccgcgcacgcgccggaggagcaccaagctcctcctcctcctcctcctcctcaccatgACCGGGACGTCGCCAAGAGCCGGCGTCACGGCCCCCGCACCCagggcgccggcgcgcgcatCCTGTCCGTCGGCGTGCaggcggcggtgatggcggcCGCGAtcgccatcttcctcctcttcgccgcggcgtccgcgttgctcctcctcgtcctcgtcgtcgccgcgcgcgccttCCGCCACCACCGCGGCAGCCGCTACCGCGTCCCGTCGCTCGACCCTTCTtcccccgcgccgtcgccgctccgCACGGGGCTCTCGCccgccgacctcctccgcctccccagcTTCGCCTTCCCCTCCGGCTCCTCCccgcgcgacggcgacgggacCCCCAACACCGTGTGCGCCGTGTGCCTCGAGGCCGCGACCGCCGGTGAGCGGTGGCGCGCCATGCCGGCCTGCCGGCACGCGTTCCACGCCGCCTGCGTCGACCGGTGGCTCGCCAGGTCGCCCGCCTGCCCCgtctgccgcgccgccgtcgccgccccgacGAGCTGA
- the LOC101765170 gene encoding protein CYPRO4, with amino-acid sequence MGGSHSREDMDLSDSDSDDGESRASDKSSDYGTPPPASASSKAGGGAGAATPASIDAIDRHLRSLHLKYNEPISPNPSPGLVATANPAALNAVKLYLHIGGSSPSAKWIVSDRLAAASFVRTGDDEDDDAPAAGPWCLVVGSKIRARVGPELQVKTFPAQRRVDFVADGVWALKFLHADGFGDFCAKYHSCLFENSYGVAATDEGRAKVFGKDFAAWARPEDGDESIWEDATDGFSPGPKGSLMPPRTPTLKPLMEDLREFEEPVEEGSGIQSLALGALDNSFLVGDSGIQVVRNFEHGIHGKGMSVKFSGGSTNFSTPKKALLMRAETNMLLMSPATDGKPHAKGVHQLDIETGKVVSEWKFEKDGADINMRDITNDSKGAQMDPSESTFLGLDDNRLCRWDMRDRRGIVQNLASATESPVLQWTQGHQFSRGTNFQCFASTGDGSIVVGSLDGKIRLYSKSSMRMAKTAFPGLGSPITHVDVTYDGKWILGTTDTYLILICTIFIDKDGKEKTGFNGRMGNRIAAPRLLKLNPLDSHLAGANNRFREGRFSWVTENGKQERHLVATVGKYSVVWNFLQVKNSHHECYQYQEGLKSCYCYKVIPKDESIVASRFMHDKYAISDSPEAPLVVATPMKVTSFSISSRH; translated from the exons atgggggGTTCGCATAGCCGCGAGGACATGGACCtctccgactccgactccgacgacgGCGAGTCCCGGGCCTCCGACAAGTCCTCCGACTACGGCACGCCGcccccggcctccgcctcctccaaggcggggggcggcgcgggggcggccaCCCCCGCTTCCATCGACGCCATCGACCGCCACCTCCGCAGCCTCCACCTCAAGTACAACGAGCCCATCTCCCCGAACCCTAGCCCCGGGCTCGTCGCCACCGCCAACCCGGCGGCCCTCAACGCCGTCAAGCTGTACCTCCACATCGGCggctcctccccctccgccaaGTGGATCGTCTccgaccgcctcgccgccgcctccttcgtccgcaccggcgacgacgaggacgacgacgcgcccgccgccgggcccTGGTGCCTCGTCGTGGGCTCGAAGATCCGGGCCAGGGTCGGGCCCGAGCTGCAGGTCAAGACCTTCCCCGCGCAGCGCCGGgtggacttcgtcgccgacgGAGTGTGGGCCCTCAAGTTCCTCCACGCCGACGGCTTCGGCGACTTCTGCGCCAAGTACCACAGCTGCCTGTTTGAGAATAGCTACGgcgtcgccgccaccgacgAGGGCCGCGCCAAGGTGTTCGGGAAGGATTTCGCGGCGTGGGCGCGCCCGGAGGATGGTGACGAGTCcatttgggaggatgcaaccgaTGGGTTCTCCCCGGGGCCCAAGGGCAGCCTGATGCCGCCGCGGACCCCCACACTGAAGCCGCTGATGGAGGATCTTAGGGAGTTCGAGGAGCCTGTTGAGGAAGGCAGTGGGATACAAAGTCTTGCGCTTGGCGCACTAGACAACAGTTTCCTCGTCGGGGACTCTGGCATTCAGGTGGTGAGAAATTTTGAGCATGGGATACACGGCAAGGGAATGTCAGTGAAGTTTTCTGGTGGGAGCACGAACTTCTCAACACCCAAGAAGGCGCTTCTCATGCGGGCTGAGACTAACATGCTCTTGATGAGCCCTGCGACTGACGGGAAGCCCCATGCTAAGGGGGTGCATCAACTGGATATTGAGACAGGGAAGGTGGTATCGGAATGGAAGTTTGAGAAGGATGGAGCTGATATTAACATGAGAGATATCACAAATGATAGCAAAGGTGCGCAAATGGATCCATCGGAATCCACCTTCTTGGGGCTGGATGACAATCGGTTGTGCCGATGGGATATGAGGGACCGGAGGGGCATTGTGCAGAACCTGGCAAGCGCGACTGAATCACCAGTATTGCAGTGGACCCAAGGGCATCAGTTTTCCAGGGGAACGAATTTTCAGTGTTTTGCATCCACTGGTGATGGTTCAATTGTCGTTGGGTCACTGGATGGGAAGATCCGGTTGTATTCGAAGAGCTCTATGAGGATGGCGAAGACAGCCTTTCCAGGGCTGGGTTCGCCGATTACTCACGTGGATGTGACATATGATGGGAAGTGGATACTGGGGACAACCGATACATACCTGATTCTAATATGCACCATTTTCATTGACAAGGATGGAAAGGAGAAGACTGGGTTTAACGGGAGGATGGGGAACAGAATTGCCGCTCCAAGGTTGTTGAAGCTCAACCCTCTGGATTCTCACTTAGCTGGCGCAAACAATAGGTTTCGGGAGGGCAGGTTCTCCTGG GTGACGGAGAATGGGAAGCAGGAGCGGCACCTGGTGGCCACGGTGGGCAAGTACAGCGTGGTGTGGAACTTCCTGCAGGTGAAGAACAGCCACCACGAGTGCTACCAGTACCAGGAGGGGCTCAAGAGCTGCTACTGCTACAAGGTGATCCCGAAGGACGAGTCCATTGTGGCCAGTCGCTTCATGCACGACAAGTACGCCATCAGTGACTCTCCTGAGGCGCCACTGGTTGTGGCCACGCCCATGAAGGTTACCTCCTTCAGCATATCCAGCAGGCACTAG
- the LOC101766532 gene encoding protein GLUTAMINE DUMPER 2, translated as MWPAGGEHPMAMVHGPTAASPSSGTRLPAPHSPWQSPVPYLFGGLAAMLGLIALSLLALACTYWKLSGNLLAAGEPEDAERQGGTGSRRGDGGGKAAAAGEAGLAGDHWREHVVVIMAGDERPTFLAMPASGRGVDADDVAVDVGVGCGDGDEEGRCVECGARSRPAGDELMSRSEQSGVVSGSSVISER; from the coding sequence ATGTGgcctgccggcggcgagcacccCATGGCCATGGTCCACGGCcccacggcggcgtcgccgagcTCGGGCACGAGGCTCCCGGCGCCGCACTCGCCGTGGCAGTCCCCGGTGCCGTACCTCTTCGGTGGGCTGGCCGCGATGCTGGGGCTCATAGCGCTGTCGCTGCTCGCCCTGGCCTGCACCTACTGGAAGCTCTCCGGCAACCTCCTCGCCGCGGGAGAgccggaggacgccgagcgGCAGGGCGGCACGGGGagccggcgcggcgacggcggcgggaaggccgcggcggccggcgaggccgggCTGGCTGGGGACCATTGGCGGGAGCATGTGGTGGTCATCATGGCCGGCGACGAGAGGCCGACGTTCCTCGCCATGCCGGCGTCGGGCCGGGGAGTGGACGCCGACGACGTGGCCGTGGACGTGGGCGTGGGATGcggtgacggcgacgaggaggggaGGTGCGTGGAGTGCGGGGCGAGatcgcggccggccggcgacgagctGATGAGCCGAAGCGAGCAGAGTGGTGTTGTTAGCGGTAGTTCTGTGATCAGTGAGAGATGA
- the LOC101766953 gene encoding zinc finger protein CONSTANS-LIKE 5 has product MEVGLAARYWGVGGRRCGACGGSPAAVHCRTCPGGGAYLCAGCDAGHAAAGHERVWVCEVCERAPAAVTCRADAAALCAACDADIHDANPLARRHERVPVQPIGAAAAPHAADPMLFVAAAAVGEKDDDAAAAGMLGGAAKVDAKQLEFLFAEVMDPFLGQEEFARFPHADSVVPNNGSSGGALDLDFGGGVAAGAAKPSYSSYTAASVAHSGSSSEVGLVPDAICGRGGSVTGGVIELDFAQSKAAYLPYAATPTHSVSSLNVGAVPERGDGGVMAGRVAVATAAGESREARLMRYREKRKNRRFEKTIRYASRKAYAESRPRVKGRFAKRADDNDADAAAADDFVTSSTAAAPPPPQQQQPAAYPSYVLNFSPAAAGYGVVPTF; this is encoded by the exons ATGGAGGTGGGGCTGGCGGCGAGGTACTGGGGcgtgggcgggcggcggtgcggggCGTGCggaggctcgccggcggcggtgcactGCCGGACGtgcccgggcggcggcgcgtacCTGTGCGCGGGGTGCGACGCggggcacgcggcggcggggcacgaGAGGGTGTGGGTCTGCGAGGTGTGCgagcgcgcgccggccgccgtcacgtGCCGCGCCGACGCGGCCGCGCTCTGCGCCGCCTGCGACGCCGACATCCACGACGCCAACCCGCTGGCGCGACGGCACGAGCGCGTCCCCGTGCAGCCCatcggggcggcggccgcgccgcacGCGGCGGACCCGATGCtgttcgtcgccgccgccgccgtgggagagaaggacgacgacgccgcggccgccgggatGCTTGGTGGTGCCGCCAAAGTCGACGCGAAGCAGCTGGAGTTCCTGTTCGCGGAGGTCATGGACCCGTTCCTCGGTCAGGAGGAGTTCGCGAGGTTCCCGCACGCCGACAGCGTCGTGCCTAACAACGGATCCAGCGGCGGCGCGTTAGACCTCGACTTCGgtggcggcgtcgccgccggcgccgccaagCCGTCCTACAGCTCCTACACGGCGGCGTCGGTCGCCCATAGC GGCTCGTCGTCGGAGGTCGGCCTGGTCCCGGACGCGATctgcggccgcggcgggagCGTGACCGGCGGCGTCATCGAGCTCGACTTCGCGCAGTCCAAGGCGGCGTACCTGCCGTACGCCGCGACTCCTACCCACAGT GTGTCGTCTTTGAACGTGGGGGCGGTGCcggagcgcggcgacggcggcgtcatgGCCGGCAGGGTGGCCGtcgcgacggcggccggggagaGCCGGGAGGCGCGGCTGATGCGGTACCGCGAGAAGCGGAAGAACAGGCGGTTCGAGAAGACGATCCGCTACGCGTCCCGCAAGGCCTACGCCGAGTCGCGGCCGCGCGTCAAGGGCCGCTTCGCCAAGCGCGCCGACGAcaacgacgccgacgccgccgcagccgacgACTTCGTCACCAGCagcacggccgccgcgccgccgccgccgcagcagcagcagcccgccgCCTACCCTAGCTACGTGCTCAActtctcccccgccgccgccggctacgGCGTCGTGCCCACCTTCTGA